Proteins encoded together in one Amblyomma americanum isolate KBUSLIRL-KWMA chromosome 1, ASM5285725v1, whole genome shotgun sequence window:
- the LOC144094831 gene encoding uncharacterized protein LOC144094831, whose protein sequence is MRLWVATSVALAAATIALASPFGGGGGGGGWKMMGGGGGFKGGMGGGGGMGGMKNKFRTGSVYLIKELHPIGGQGKGGFMMMGGGGGGWKPMMGGGGGGWKPMGGGGGWKMGGGGNGGWMGGGGGGGAPGWMRMATVVLNHGGGSGGGGWKMGGGSGGGGWKMGGGSGGWKMGGGGGSGGGGWKMGGGSGGWKMGGGGGGGWKMGGGGGGSGGKAGTTYIIIKKGSSSSGGKSGGGGVGGHLSSLTSLFSGHGGGGGGGGHGGGSSGGGGGGGWWM, encoded by the exons ATGAGGCTTTGG GTTGCCACCTCGGTCGCGTTAGCAGCGGCGACCATTGCTCTGGCCTCTCCCTTCG GCGGCGGCGGTGGAGGAGGGGGCTGGAAGATGATGGGAGGCGGTGGCGGCTTCAAGGGTGGCATGGGAGGCGGGGGTGGCATGGGTGGAATGAAGAACAAGTTTCGTACCGGCAGCGTGTACCTTATCAAGGAGCTTCATCCGATCGGCGGCCAAGGCAAGGGTGGATTCATGATGATGGGAGGTGGTGGCGGCGGCTGGAAACCCATGATggggggcggcggcggcggctggaaGCCCATGGGTGGAGGAGGAGGCTGGAAGATGGGAGGAGGAGGTAATGGCGGGTGGATGGgaggtggcggcggcggtggcgctcCTGGCTGGATGCGTATGGCGACAGTAGTACTGAACCacggcggtggcagcggcggtggcggatgGAAAATGGGAGGAGGCAGCGGAGGTGGAGGCTGGAAAAtgggcggcggcagcggtggatGGAAGAtgggcggcggtggcggcagcggcggaggAGGCTGGAAGAtgggcggcggcagcggtggatGGAAGAtgggcggtggcggcggcggaggtTGGAAGATGGGAGGAggtggcggcggcagtggcggcaaggctGGCACCACGTACATTATCATCAAgaagggcagcagcagcagcggtggaaAATCTGGCGGCGGCGGGGTGGGAGGCCACCTCAGCAGCCTCACTAGTCTCTTCAgcggccacggcggcggcggcggtggtggcggccacggcggcggcagcagcggaggaggaggcggcggcggctggTGGATGTGA